From Larus michahellis chromosome 5, bLarMic1.1, whole genome shotgun sequence, the proteins below share one genomic window:
- the REST gene encoding RE1-silencing transcription factor codes for MATQVLGQSGGNSLFPGSANIGMALSNDMYDLHDLSKAELAAPQLIMLANVALTGEVNGNCCDYLVGEERQMAELTTVGDSNFSDSDGEGMEDTQAAESDREAPENVELSSLEVPSAETQGAASCPPPKTPSVDKDVSLEAPGTPESTEDKCKSLKSKPFRCKPCQYEAESEEEFVHHIRVHSAKKFFVEENAEKQAQVKESDSCTAEEVDFSKGPIRCDRCGYNTNRYDHYLAHLKHHNKAGENERVYKCTICTYTTVSEYHWKKHLRNHFPRKVYTCSQCSYFSDRKNNYIQHIRTHTGERPYQCAMCPYSSSQKTHLTRHMRTHSGEKPFKCDQCSYVASNQHEVTRHARQVHNGPKPLTCPHCDYKTADRSNFKKHVELHVNPRQFLCPVCDYAASKKCNLQYHIKSRHPDCSDITMDVSKVKLRTKKSEADFSESINDKAEKEQTKGDSAAKKTEKVVKVEKKDNLAKEKKPASNVSAGQVTTRSRKSASENKEVDIKTEKNTEKTCKTKKIKRKAEAEVTSSKQEPANDTSAVTKKKKKVETKPRDCQEAQKSDVPEEEPKKQNSCLKKNRKKKALKNKHSKKSSKLDQEKIEDEEMPDECPVTEEDGCVKPDAESSDQKEQDPTDTAALSNDGGHAVKGESADPKGSCIQDPGQLCLPAQDANTEAEVEEQEMPAAAGGSEDTVGEKEERKADRGEDACSEESSRAVSSEKNLDVPLDVVPDLAPEKEPEETCVAETVSNSEPMDLTKTCLPATGPTGDAVPAPAPPEGCTQSPKVALALSSPDNTAVNESQEMEEDEGIHSHEGSDISDNISEGSDDSGLNGTRSVQEETSPKTSQGAANTTVARENYVCIFCDRSFKKEGEYSKHLNRHLVNVYYLEKATKGQE; via the exons ATGGCAACCCAAGTGCTGGGACAGTCTGGTGGGAACAGCCTCTTTCCTGGCAGTGCGAATATCGGTATGGCGTTGTCCAATGACATGTATGACTTACACGACCTTTCTAAAGCTGAGCTGGCAGCTCCTCAGCTCATTATGTTGGCCAATGTGGCCTTGACAGGAGAAGTTAATGGCAACTGCTGTGATTACCTGGTTGGAGAAGAGAGGCAAATGGCAGAACTGACAACAGTGGGGGACAGCAACTTCTCCGACAGTGATGGAGAGGGTATGGAAGATACCCAGGCTGCGGAGAGCGACCGTGAGGCACCTGAAAATGTGGAATTAAGCTCTCTTGAAGTTCCTAGTGCGGAAACCCAAGGTGCAGCTTCTTGCCCCCCTCCTAAGACTCCCAGTGTGGACAAAGATGTCTCATTGGAAGCACCGGGTACTCCAGAAAGCACAGAGGACAAGTGTAAGAGCTTGAAGAGCAAGCCGTTTCGTTGTAAGCCTTGCCAGTACGAGGCAGAGTCTGAAGAGGAGTTTGTGCATCATATTAGGGTTCACAGTGCTAAGAAATTCTTCgtggaagaaaatgcagaaaagcaagCCCAGGTGAAGGAGTCTGATTCTTGCACCGCAGAAGAGGTGGATTTCTCTAAGGGCCCAATCCGTTGTGATCGTTGTGGCTATAACACTAACAGATATGATCACTATCTGGCTCACTTGAAGCACCACAACAAAGCAGGGGAAAATGAGAGAGTCTACAAGTGTACCATATGCACTTATACTACCGTCAGTGAATATCACTGGAAGAAACACCTAAGAAATCATTTTCCCAGGAAAGTGTATACCTGCTCACAGTGCTCCTATTTTTCAGACAGGAAGAATAATTATATTCAACATATTCGAACTCACACAG GAGAGCGACCCTATCAATGTGCTATGTGTCCTTATTCCAGCTCTCAGAAGACCCATTTAACCAGGCACATGCGCACCCACTCAG GTGAGAAGCCATTCAAATGTGATCAGTGCAGCTATGTGGCCTCAAACCAGCATGAAGTAACTCGTCACGCAAGGCAGGTTCACAATGGGCCGAAGCCTCTGACTTGCCCGCACTGTGACTACAAAACAGCTGACCGCAGCAATTTCAAAAAGCACGTTGAGCTCCACGTCAATCCGCGCCAGTTCCTCTGTCCTGTTTGTGATTACGCAGCGTCTAAAAAATGTAACCTGCAGTATCACATCAAATCCAGGCATCCCGATTGTTCTGACATCACCATGGATGTTTCAAAGGTGAAGCTACGGACAAAAAAGAGCGAAGCTGACTTTTCTGAAAGCATTAACGACAAAGCGGAGAAGGAACAAACGAAAGGGGATTCAGCtgcaaagaaaactgagaaagttgtgaaagtggagaaaaaagataatttgGCAAAGGAAAAGAAGCCAGCGAGCAATGTTTCTGCAGGCCAGGTGACAACCAGAAGTCGGAAATCGGCTTCGGAAAACAAGGAGGTGGAtattaaaactgagaaaaatactgagaaaacatgtaaaacaaagaagatcaaaagaaaggcagaggcTGAAGTAACTTCCTCAAAACAAGAGCCTGCAAATGATACCTCAGCAGtaacgaaaaagaaaaagaaagtggaaacTAAACCCAGAGACTGCCAGGAAGCTCAGAAAAGTGATGTACCGGAGGAGGAAcctaaaaagcaaaattcttgcctcaagaaaaacaggaaaaagaaagctctgaaaaataagcacagtaagaaaagcagcaaactcGATCAGGAGAAGATCGAGGATGAGGAGATGCCAGACGAGTGTCCTGTCACAGAAGAGGATGGATGTGTGAAGCCTGATGCTGAGAGCAGCGACCAGAAGGAGCAAGATCCCACTGATACAGCAGCATTAAGCAACGATGGTGGCCATGCTGTCAAGGGGGAGAGCGCTGACCCCAAAGGAAGCTGCATACAAGACCCAGGGCAGCTTTGTCTGCCGGCTCAGGATGCAAACACAGAAGCTGAGGTAGAGGAACAAGAAatgcctgctgcagcaggaggcagcGAAGACACTGTTggtgaaaaggaggagagaaaggcgGACAGAGGGGAAGACGCTTGCTCCGAGGAATCTTCCCGTGCAGTGTCTTCTGAAAAAAACTTGGATGTGCCCCTGGATGTGGTACCAGATCTGGCACCTGAGAAGGAGCCAGAGGAAACCTGTGTGGCAGAAACTGTGAGTAACTCAGAGCCAATGGACCTGACTAAGACGTGCCTGCCAGCGACAGGGCCAACAGGAGACGCCGTGCCGGCACCTGCGCCCCCAGAAGGGTGTACACAAAGCCCTAAAGTAGCTCTGGCCTTATCATCTCCGGATAACACAGCAGTGAATGAATCTCAGGAAATGGAGGAGGACGAGGGCATCCACAGCCACGAAGGCAGCGACATAAGTGACAACATATCAGAAGGAAGTGATGACTCGGGGTTAAACGGCACTCGCTCTGTACAAGAGGAAACAAGTCCAAAGACGTCACAAGGGGCTGCAAACACCACAGTGGCCAGGGAGAACTATGTGTGCATTTTTTGTGACCGCTCGTTTAAAAAGGAAGGTGAATACAGCAAGCACCTCAATCGCCACTTAGTCAACGTGTATTATCTGGAGAAGGCAACAAAAGGGCAGGAGTAG